The sequence ggactgattttttttgacgATTTTTCTTCTCTGGATTtgatagaaaacttttttttaaggagtttttttgttgtttgtttttaagaaaacaggttTGGAAGATATGTTTTCGCTAAAAGATTTATGTTTTCGCTAAAAGATTTGGGGGTTTTTTCCTCAACTTTTTGGCAGTCtcttttcttaaataattttgcCTTTATTGCATAGACAGGtgaagtgtgaaagggggagagagaggagacgacgtgcagcaaagggccgaggccggaatcgaacTCGTGGCCGCTGCAGCGAGCCTCCATGCATGAGGcacccgctctatccactgatccATCGGGGCCCCcaattttgggtgatttttatgGAAACCTAAAACTTGGGcggatttttttcttctttatttaaaGGGTTTCTATAGAAGATTTGGAAAGTGTTTCTTAAGGTattgacaatttttttaataatatttttggctttttttcaagtGGGGGTGATTTTTCTAGAAAACTTTGTCAGAaaactttcctgtttttgtttttttaagacatattttctttcagtggtccttgaacacatcaggTCAGATGCTGAAATTAAGTTTGATTCTTGTATGGTTGAAAAACGCTTGAGCAAATGGGGCAAGAAAAACAATGGGTCcttgaaagtcatggaaaagctttgaaattctgtgtgtgGGAGCCCTGTTAAAATCTGACTTTCTTGCCTTAAACTACAAATGAAAGTTGTGATCAACACCTGCCTGACAGTTTCAGAGTCAGAGCCAGAGTCTCTAAACTGGGCTGCTTAATattctgtgtgtctgctgaagATGTTAATTGAAAAACATCCTTTTCTGCTTTCCAAGTTATTCTgctttcacttcctgtttttcctctgcCCGTGAGTCAGCAGGAGAGCGAGCGACTGGGACAAACGTCCACTCGGCAGAGACGAGCCGAGGCTCACAGCCTCAGGAAATGTTCCTTTTAGTGTCTCTGTCAGCCGCTCGGCCTGTCGAACATCGTCTGACAGCGCCGCCGTTGGCCGCTCAGCACTTCTAAgctctctcttcctgtcctcAAACAGCCGCTCTTTGGTTCCTCTTTCCTCAGCGCTCCTCCTCGCTCCGCCTCACGTGGCGTctgacagtaaaaaagaaaCGTTACAGggggttttgtcttttttgtgttttttttctgtgagctgACGTGAAGGTCAGAAAGGGCTGACTGTCAGTTTTTCAGCGGCCACCCTGCAGTTTCCTCCTGTAGCCGAGGTGTTTTAGAAACACTGACTCATGCTTCACTTTTATCAAGTTATAACAGCTGTGTTTCCTCGGACGGCGAGGCTTCACTGGCCAAACGAAAATACGAATATTCACACTAAACCAGAGGTCGACTGTGTGCAAGAAATATGTTTCATGACGAGGAAAGAAAGACGTCTGTAAATAACAGAATAAATACCGACAGTTTTATATATCTGTTTTGAATACAATCGGTACAATACTAAACTCAcacttcttaaaaaataatttacattttttgtccacTTTGATCAAGATTTTAGCGTTAGCTGATGAGAGGCTCAGggtttttgtcttattttgtaaaGAGATGCTCTGCGAACACGttacataaatgtaaattttattgtaatcagtttgcaaagctgttccttcaggacatttctaggttttcagGATGTTAATCcaatttttgaatgtttccaggactttaggatgtttcaaggacttcaggacatttctagactttgtggttgtttctaagttttgaggatgtttcgaggattttaggacatttccaggactttaggacagttctaggatttaagggcattttgaggatttcaggaaatttctgggattgtaggacatttccaggacattagtgtctcagctgtgtcctctgtgggggtgtgggggatcctcctctggctctttttttgatcaacaagctctgttttgatgttgttttatgtctctgacaccttatggaggctaaaaggaaaaaaacaattcaaagtgtcaatcactttatttatcttGTGAATCAGAAAACGGTTGGGGGGCCGTCCGGCACTCAGGGgccgggggccagatttggccctcagTCTGTAGGTTGAGTCTGTTGgatcaaaacaaaagcaccacAGGAGCAGACATTTTCTGCTCTGTGCAGCTCGTTTGCACAGGAACAAcaggaggaagtgtgtgtgtgtgtgtgtgtgtgtgtgtgtgtgtgtgtgtgtgtgtgttttggtgtgttacATTGTGAGGAAAGTAAATTCACTCTTACACAAACATAATGTCAGAAATCAGCTGACTACAGAACTGGAGAAGAAGAAGTTGATGAATCAGCTGTTGAAGCAgaaattttgcagaaatgtcataaattgtTTTGTCAGCTTCTTTCCCTGTAAAATATCAGAATAAACTGAAGtaagttttatagttttataagTTTTggtctgaaaaaaacagcaattttaagGGTTTTGGGAGTTTGTGAggagtgttttttattatttttgacttgatctgagcaaattggctagatttctttcacaaacaccGGGACAagttagaaaattacctgaaatttagcacaaaaaggaaagttttttttaaatttttgacaattaaaagtaaaaaaatttaaataataaataaacatttaacaatACATAGAAGAGATATAATTCTAGTTTTCTTGGACATTTTCCAATTTTATTATCAtcttctaataatcctccctctttctctcctttttaaaaaactaattttcgggtctttttctttaactgaTTTCTTGGAATTTGTAGGACATCTcttgctctttgtctttttagccAAATcttcagaagaaatcaaaccagtttactCACGGCTCAAAGCTCTAAATGCATacgaaaggcgtctgaacgcagcacaagaaaactgatgtcgattcagttgtcaaaggtttaaacaatcagtaaagttttggaaaagtcatgaaatgttGTTGGTAATGAAAATGTTCCTGTTTTTGCCCCGGATAACCTTCCACATCACATAACGGCAAATGTCGTGTCCTGTAGCTCAGACGTACGTTGATGTGTGACGAGGTTTTGTTTCCGTACGTTTCTGCGttcttttctcatgttttcctGTTAGCTGACAGaatatgtttgaatagagtttgattCTGATGTTTAATAAAATGCCGGACACAAAGTGGGAcaccaaaaaaattaacatggatccttgaaaagtcatgaagaagtttttaaattttgtccatgaatatgtgtgggaaccctgaactTACCTTgaactgtaggaaccctgatttTGCAGGTGCAGCCAGTGGGGCACTTTGGGCCCCGGGGCCTGTGCACGGTCGGCCCGTTTGGTGATCCATCCGTGGTTGCGGCTCTGTTCTCTCACACTGACAGTGATTCATACACATTCTCACTAAAACTCCTTTGTGAATTCAGGAAAAGTgtgagttaaaaataaaagctttagtCAGAGTTCCTGTCGGTGAAACCGCAGCTCGTGTTTTCAGTTAATGTGACGTGATGAAAGTCAAAGACGAGAAGACGAGAGCTTCACTTCAGTGACTTAAACTGGCTGTTTATCTTCAGACGAGTTTCTCTGAGTGAGaaagagtttgtgttttcagcagcagtcGGAGACGAGTCAGGAGACGAGTCTCGACCCGCTCTGAGAAAAAGCTGCTTCTTTATCCTGCTGGACAGAGTCCAAACGCTCAtgtttgtctgctgtgtgtctaggattttaggacgtttctatgattttaggacatttctatgattttaggacattactatgattttaggacatttctatgattttaggacatttttactattttaggacatttcttgggttttaggagatttctaggatttgaggatgtttttaggattttaggacgtatTGTGGAatattattgttcatttttaggattaagtgcaaaaaccaaaatattttgttttcatattgaaACCATCAACTGATATGTTGTCGTCCTTATCAACCAGCTCTCACATGCAACATGATGTTtatttcaagataaaaaaatgtaaaaaaatataaatatgtgtttgtgtgattccGATATCCGACATTGTGAATGATTCttgttgctcttttttgggAGAAAAATCAGTGAATCGTTCTTTTGTAGCCGTCATTTTAATATGCTTACACAAGTGCACAGTGAAGGATGCGGAGTGATTTGCTTCTTTGGAGGATTTGGTATTTTTATTACGCGACTGATCGTCGGTTCAATAAACGCGGCATACGCTTTTTCACATCTAATCACCCgtcatcttcttcttctgtggtgcagGACGCGGAGGCGGCTCTGCCGGTGCGTCACCAGTCCCGGGCCTGGTGCTGGTGCATGTGCCTGGGTCTCGCCCTCATGCTGTCTGGAGTCGTGGTCGGAGGAGCGTATCTGTACCGCTACTACATCCTGGAGGTGAGCTACCAGCCCCAACAAGGGCAGGAAGAAGAGGTAAATTTAACGACGGTCGAATATCAGAGGATCAGTGAACGCAGATTAGTCCTCAGGCAGGAAAACACGCAGCTTTAATATTTGCTTGTTGTTGGGCCAAGGCCCCGAGGGGGGACGCAGGCGGCACCAAAAAAGTCCTGTGGAGACACGACATCACAGGCTTCATAACAAACTGTGTACAGCATAAacaataaattcagaaaattaaaaatgaatataatacAGGGTTCATATTCACattttctaggcctggaaaagtcatggaattagtaaaaaaaaaaaacattgaaagttttgaaaaaatcatgcaaatgtgttttgtgtaataaattaaattaaggtAACATAACAGTGAATTTGAAGAGTTTGAAAGTAATATGTTTGGAAAAATGGtgggcaagtggggcaagaaaaaaaactggggttgtgaaaagtcatggaaaagttctgACATTTGTTCATGTATCCTGGTGATTAAAACACATCGGATGAAGTCAGTAAGAGGATTTCAGTTGTCGAttcagtacaaaaacaacatcactgCCATGAAATTTGAAGTTGTTACAAACTGGACGTGTTGGAGCAGGTAAACTGCTGTGAGCTGTTTTCGTGTGCCCGAGCCGGTTTTAAAGAACACCAAACCACTCCAAACATGGAGATTAAAACTGAAGCAAAGTGGAATCACATGAAACAGAAagcagtaaaattaaaaaacacagctgtgaaCGTCTACACGAATATCTCTGTTCCCCGTCAACACTTGTTTGTAATTTAGCTGTATTTCTGCCCTGAATTAGTtttattatgtgattttttatcatttttatttcgtGATTTGAACTTCActttatttgtttcacataatAATAAGCTCAACGAGGATAAAACGTATGAAAAGTACATGTGAGGGTGTGGTAGAAACCTATACTGGCTTATATACAAACCACACCCAGAAAATTGTTGCATTTAACAAGACAGgaaagcccctttcccactgcgCGCTGATCAGAGCCCCTTTGCTGCTGTGACGCAATGACAGGCGGCCACAAAATACCGTCTGTCTCCGTCCAAGCGGCTCAAATTTGTTCCAAATAAGTCTGCAGTGAGTTTGATCaagagatataaaaagaaatattaaccGCAGCAACATTtccactggcctccatgctgctttctactgtttactaacctgtttctgtttctgtgtcaccTGGTCTGCAGGAGGGTCACGTGTTTGTGTGCGGGGTGAACTACCGCGAGGAAGACTTCATGGTCccggaggaagaggaggtaaGAAGCTCAACATCACATCATCACTTCAGTTTCAATGACGTTTGTGCTCACAACACGTGACAGGAAGTGATTTTTCTTCATAATTAATCATTACAGacagattgattgattaattgacgAGCTCAGTGTctgacttcagtctgaactcTTTTAAATCTGTTAACACGCAGAGACGCCACATGTTAGTTTGGACTTCAGATCATCTTCACTTTatgttttagtttattatttCCAAACTGCTGTACAGAGagtttttttgtgtacttttttacgttttccccttttttgtctgtactatatatatattttttaattttcatctcatttgtttgtttaattatgtttgatttgtattttcttagTGTGTACCTTGAAggggccttttttttaatccaagttattttgattatatttattaGCAAATCATAACTCTGGtggattaaaaatgaaagaagtataaatgaataaatgtataaactaatacagaaagaaataaaaaatacagaaataaatctgaagataattttataaatgcatgaatgaataaatagaagttgatatttacattttgacatttaaactaAAGTTActtatttctatatttctgtGGCTGCATCTTAACTAGGTAGGAGGTCCTAACATCTGcgtttatttctttatttgcatattcattTATGTTCTTTGTAAGTTTTTTGGTGAGTAAACAGAAGCAATAACTGTCAGAGTAACCGTCTGTGTGACTGACTGGTTGGTTAACTGGCTGAACTGGTttgcaggtggaggtggagctGCCTAACCACTTCCAGCTGCGGCAGCTGGAGGAGCGGATCCGGGTGCTGGAGAAGGAGCAGGTGGAGCTCATCAACGTCCCCGTGCCCGAGTTCGGAGACGGAGACCCGGCAGACATCGTCCACGACTTCCAGCGGGTGAGACGGATCCGCCGCTGCTCGCTGTCTGAGTCACACGGGACTGAAATGATTCATTACTAATCACACCTGCTGACTGATGAATTAATATTTAGAAGAccacacatatatttaaattatactcaggtgaataaaacattttataaaagaggAATAAATCAGGGTTCATACGGTCATGAAACACCTGGACAGACATAGAATTTGCTTATAGCTATTTCTGTTCCTGAAGAAGTTTTTGAAAAACTACATAAACCCTTTGGAGACGTaatttttggtagtttttaaagaaaaataatcgccaaaaaattgtcaaaaaaaattatttttaagaacaCATTCCTTCAAAGGCATGTTCTCTTTACATATTGTCAgcgaaataaatacaaaatacagccgtTTAAAGTCATATTCCCCTCCccagttcttaaaaaaaatatttggcatgCCTCCTCCTTTTAGCatcaccccccccacccctccccccataaataacaaacagtccctaagatattttattttcaaaaataatgtatatttcaaaaagctattatataaaaagtacaatgagTCGATGAGTACTATCAGTGGTTGTTTCAGGGAAAGTGTGGCCATGGAAGagtcatgaaaatgtattggcaaaaatgtgttttcacattaaaagcccaACAATAGTAGATAGGCTGGTagacttttaatgtgaaaaatcaGCTTTAAGTGTTCATGCATGCTGGATTTAAAAGCCATCAGCTAATAAACTGAAAGGACTAGAGTTAATTTGTCAGAACAGGTGAACATGGAGAGTTTCTCTTGTggaaaaaagcttgattttttttcttgctgttcaGGAAAATCGAGGCTTTCTATTCAAAAaatcctgtttatttttgtgttgaaaaaagaaaatactgcagctttgtAAATGTTAGTTTTGTTGgtgtgtaaatgtttgtcttGTGTCCTCAGAGGTTGACCGCCTACCTGGATCTGAGCCTGAACAAGTGCTACGTCATCCCGCTCAACACCTCCATCGTTATGCCTCCCAGAGACTTCCTGGAGCTGCTCGTCAACGTCAAGGTAAcggtttgacctttgaccccgaCCTCACAGGCCTCCGCTGATCAACATGACTCCTTTTTCTGTGAttgaataatgaaattaatatttgtctctgttttgatgtctttcaaaactATGGGAAAAGGCATACAGCACCATGGCacgaaatgttctgcaaatccgaaaaaaagaaaaaaaaagtagaagaaattCATTGAACAATTaggggaaaatatcaagaaaaactgcattaataatagtcataattatatattacaatttgatattttaaattaaattttatttaatggtCAGCTGGTATCAGTGGTGATTATGAATAACGTTTTGATTGTTATGTTCGTTTCTGTGCAGGCCGGCACCTACCTGCCTCAGTCGTACCTGCTCCATGAGGAGATGATCGTGACGGAGCGCCTGGAGCACGTCGACCAGCTCGGCTATTTCATCTACAACCTCTGCCGCGGCAAAGACACCTACAAGCTGCAGCGCAGAGACAGGATCCTGGGTAGGAACAGAAAGTCATGCAggcctttatttcttttcatcaaGATTAGGAGTTTTAGAGGGTCGATAGATTCCAGCCCTGttctgacagacaacacgagcagccaatgataataagaatagctgcggagaaccaaatgcagtgaaggactttgactgtagaacagctgagtgtttgacagccacagcactcaatcagacacatctgcagaggtgaaagtgacttctttagacttctacagacgactttgtgttagtttcagctttaatcagactttggatgaattatttagaaacagcaggacgcatcgctccgtgtctcatccggccgctcgcgctgagctctcattattatcaccaggggcagatgtaatgttttgggggcccggggccaccagcacatgagcttattttcagcctttctctaactgtgaatgtcggcaggctgtcggcagctataggagaagtaggccgactcaaaagtttttaattcctgagtaaaatgattaacagcacagaagtttgacagaagctgaagtcagagtcctgcagtcaggagaggtcggcctattatcagcacaatgtgcttcaatttacctgaagtttgtttcagatggagcttttcatttttatataatgatggaaagtttaataaataataataaatcatatgtttattacactccaagacaccatggtcacatgacactgtgtcagtgaactatgagggcaaaaaacaaaccacaaaaaagagcaaaataatcgttctttaatcgtaatcaaagtaaaatgttcagttaatggtgatattgattttaggtttgaggctcggacctttgctgggaggacattttagtacctggacctctgtgagttttagtagaataggtcctccagctggtgatgctgttctacagtatatttgtcatgttcaatgtctgacagaaaataaatatttaaaccaaaattaacctgatgatatcttcatatctcactgaggagtcaaaggaacctttaagctccacagaaataatgatttgatgtatatcttgataaatatcaatatcgactgatatgaaaaaaactatcgtgataagactttattccttatcgcccagccctaggtATAGCACACAGGTACATGCGCATGTGCTGTCGAGGATCTTTCTGGCTGTGACtgcagttttgatttgttttttgaccCTTTGTAACCCAGTTTGAAGCAGCTCCGTCTCACAGTTGAGTCTGAACACGCAGTCACTTGGCGCTGAGTTTTATCTCTGCCGTCTGCAGAGCTTTACAGGGAATCTGCCTGCTGTTTGCTCTGTGCATTAACCTCCTCTGCTCGTCTTACAGGTATGCAGAAGCGTGAAGCTCTGAACTGCCACAAGATTCGTCACTTCGAGAGCAACATTGTGATGGAAACTTTGATCTGTGAGCCTTAAGAGACCTCGTCGCCTCACGTTAACTGCTCTTAAAGTCACTGGTGTGCAGTGAgatctgtgtttttaatcatcacctgtctttttctttacttcagGTAGTTTGAGTGAGTGAGAGGAGTGAAATGTGAAGCTGTTTggtaaaatattcatttgattgtgttaaaaaaaagggttgtGTATTTTTCCACTTATCTTTTCGGGGCATCTT is a genomic window of Plectropomus leopardus isolate mb chromosome 10, YSFRI_Pleo_2.0, whole genome shotgun sequence containing:
- the LOC121948860 gene encoding integral membrane protein 2B-like isoform X1, with translation MVKVSFSSALAQKDVKKDAETLIPEEDKDAEAALPVRHQSRAWCWCMCLGLALMLSGVVVGGAYLYRYYILEEGHVFVCGVNYREEDFMVPEEEEVEVELPNHFQLRQLEERIRVLEKEQVELINVPVPEFGDGDPADIVHDFQRRLTAYLDLSLNKCYVIPLNTSIVMPPRDFLELLVNVKAGTYLPQSYLLHEEMIVTERLEHVDQLGYFIYNLCRGKDTYKLQRRDRILGMQKREALNCHKIRHFESNIVMETLICEP
- the LOC121948860 gene encoding integral membrane protein 2B-like isoform X2 — its product is MVKVSFSSALAQKDVKKDAETLIPEEDKDAEAALPVRHQSRAWCWCMCLGLALMLSGVVVGGAYLYRYYILEVSYQPQQGQEEEEGHVFVCGVNYREEDFMVPEEEEVEVELPNHFQLRQLEERIRVLEKEQVELINVPVPEFGDGDPADIVHDFQRRLTAYLDLSLNKCYVIPLNTSIVMPPRDFLELLVNVKAGTYLPQSYLLHEEMIVTERLEHVDQLGYFIYNLCRGKDTYKLQRRDRILGMQKREALNCHKIRHFESNIVMETLICEP